A segment of the Lolium perenne isolate Kyuss_39 chromosome 3, Kyuss_2.0, whole genome shotgun sequence genome:
CGAGGCGTAGGAGATACTGGCGTTGGTCCAACTGTGGTGGATCAGCTCCGCCTTGGACTCGTCCCCGGCAGCGCCGAGCGCGACGTGCAGTGGGTAGAAATGATCCGGCGTAGGGTGTGCCACCTTGGCATAGGGTGCCTTCTCTTCATACTGCTTCACGTCGTCGTACCTGGAGATGCCAAGAACGATTGATAACTTGTCAATAAAAACTTCACAGCACGATCGACACGGCGGTCGGCTTTGCAATTAACTTCGTTGTCATCGTGGTCTATATTATCCAAGGAAAAAAATAGCACGCTATAACAAAGAAACGTCGGTCGAAAAATATGCTATTAGCGTGCTATAGCGTGCTAATGACGCGCTATATGTAGCGTGGCATGTCTAAAAACACTATAGCGTGCTTTTAGCGCCGAAATAGCGCTATTTTTTTTCCATGATATTACCTCCCGTCCAGGAGCGAATCCTTGAGCCAGGTGTCAAACTCGGATGCCCACTGCGGCACCGGCGCATCGTGAGGCCCCATCTTGCTGAGGTTGTGCGTGGCGGTGCCGGTGCCGATGACGAGGACCCCTTCGTCTCTGAGCGGCGCAAGCGCCTTGCCGAGGTTGTAGTGGTAGGTGCCGTCGCGGCCGCTCTGCACGGAGAGCTGGCACACCGGGATGTCGGCGTCCGGGTACATGAGCATCAGCGGCACCCAGGTGCCGTGGTCGAGCCCGCGGCCGTGGTCCTCGCTCACCGGCCCGAACCCGGCGTCCTCCAGGAGCTTCTTGGTCCTCTCGGCGACGTCAGGCGCGCCCGGCGCAGGGTATTTCAGCTGCATATTCGTGCGACTGAACTGTGTCAGATTGTGTTCTTGACATGGACATTTCAGCGAGTAAGTGGAATTAAGGCGACCTTGTACATGGCCTCCGGGAAGCCATGGAAGTCGTAGATGGTGTCGTTGGTGCCGTGGACGACGTTGACGGTCGGCGTGGCCTCCGTATCCCAGTGGGCGGACACGACGAGGATAGCACGCGGCGCCTGCTTGCCCGCGATGGCCGCCGGCAGCCACGACTTGTAAAAGGCTCGCGCCGGGATCGTCTCGTCGACGGAGAGCGTGACCGCGCCGTGCGACAGGAAGAAGGTGTCCATGGCTAATCCGACTGTGGTGTCTGCACTCTGCGAGGTGGCCTTTGGCGTGGTGCTGCCCCATCGCTAGCAGCGGCGACACTACTTATGGGCAGGCGCGAGCATGGTCGTTGTTGGGTCTAGTTCTGACTTCTGGCTCGTCCCAGCACTTCTTCTTTTGACATTCTCGTGTGGAGCAGGAGTGGTTTGGAGCAGACCGAAGAAAAATGTCCTGTTCGGATTCGACTTTTTAGCGCGAATTGGTCCAAGGGAAAAAAATATCACCAGATCAACTATGTGAGCTAGTACTATAAAAAGAATACTGAGTAACAAGAGCACCGAGAAACATGTAATAAAGAAGTAACCATTCAAGAGTTGAACCTCCAATATACTACAGTATGTTCTACGTAATCCATTGAAGAAAGCGTCGATGAAAAGAATCAATAGATTGACTATGTGGGTTAAAAACACTTAAGGCTTCTATGAAGATTTGCTAGTGGATCTTCTGACCTACTACGGTATTCGTTACTTGGTAGACAAGAATTTACCAGACAACCTAAACAGACATTCATCGCAAAAAAGAGAGCCTATCCAGACGCTTGAGTGGAGAATGGCTTGGAAAATAAATCCTAGCGTCAGCATAAGAGTCTGAAGCTCCAACACACGGATCGAATTTCCAGGCGCCTGTTCCCcaagtaagagcaagtacaataagacctagtcagctggctacaaggattaaaataatatatctgtgtctagttggaggagagagaagaggagagagaatgtgagtgggctcttatgcaagagctagctctagcacgtgctcctaggcaaggTGTGTGAATGAAAGATGGGCCATCCATTAAAAAAGTACATTTTTATAGTCAACTATTGTACTTGTTGGCTACATattggctatagatgacatgacatCTTGCTTATAGTCAACAACCGGCTATACTATTGGAGTTGCTCTAACACAACCAGAGTATTCTGCCGAAGTCAAAAGCCAATTAGCGCCCGGAGCAAGAATTTGCGTCGAAGCGTTTAAACTAGCGTTCACCGGTAATTACCAGACAACCTAAACAGACATTCATCGCAAAAAAGAGAGGCTAAAGGGACATGGTGAGTAGcattaagagcaagtacaatagggtccagtcagctgactataagacattaaataatatattttagatgagttggaagagagagaagaggaaagagaagggaggtgggctactatgcaatagccagctcttgcacgtgctcctaggcactatgtgagagtgaaatgtggGCCATATGTTAGTAAAGTACTTCATTAgtatagccaactattgtacatattagctatatgatgactacaaatgacatggcatcttgttatagccagcagttggttgtactattggaattgctctaagcAAGCGGAATCATCTTTGTCAAATTAGCTTAGCAACATAAATGAGGTTGAACTAACAGCATACATTTGAGGGTCCGTGCCACATCGCCGACCGCCGTCCACGTTACAGCGCGACGCGACGCGCCACATCAGCCCCCACCCAACCCAACCGAGCTCTGTTCAAGGTATGCCTCTGTTTCTTCAATGAAACCTGTTGATAAGGTCCATAAGGAAGAATATTGCATGTACAACAAAATATGAAAAGAAATTACCTGTACATCTCAAGTTCTGTCAGATACAGTTCCTTTTCTGCATATTGGTATTCTTATGtttactagtacaaatgcccatgCTTTGCCACGGGTCTTTAAATTTTATTTCTCAATACACATATATAATGCACAACTTACTATGAAAATTTAAAATGCAGCGAATCGACGAAAAGGGTGGCCCACTATTATTCCTTGTAACATGTCAATACAATACATGCAAAACTTCACATGTCTGAAAAAACCATAAtatattccacaaactaataagATTCTATCTTGTTTAAAGCATATTTTGACAACCGATATAATTGGCATCATTTAaatatgaaataagcattctactAATACATTTGTATTAATAAAAATATCTACTCCTTAATACTCCTTAGATATTTGTACACCTAGTATATGATTCACAAAATGCGTTGACGTGGGGTCAGTATCCATCCAAAGTGGCATCATTATACATAAGGTTTATCGAAGCCATCAGGACACCAAATGAATCCGGTAACAATTCCATCCAAGATCCAGTTGTTAAATGCACGTGCGTTGCTAGGTGTACTCGAGTATTTCCTTGTCCCACATATAAAGGCACATAATATTTTAAAATAATAAGAATATTTTTTTTACATAAAATACAATTTGATAAAAATCTATAGTTTAACATTATACATCTATCTCTTATTGACTAAGATTGTATTTAGCTCCTGCCTTGAACATTACTTCAAGAAATAGGTTTTACATACATCACCCCTGCAATGTACAATTTTGTGTGACGGTGTTAGACCTATTAGTCAGCCCATTATGCTTGGTCTGGTCATGCCACTCACCGTTTTTGCCTCTGTTAAATTGCTCACTCGTGGCATCCCATCCTTGAGATTAGTTGATTGAAAAAGAGTTGGCTTCCCTATGGTTATCGCTAGACCTCCCAACGCATCTCTTGGAAGACTTATCTTTGCACCTCCACTCCATGCATTGCtatagtaaaaaaaaaaatcagattcTTAACAAAAGGGTATTTTCTAGCACTATAAATTGGCGGCATTTCTAAACATTTCTTATTTACCACAACAACATTCTCGTTTTAGTGATATCTTTTTCATGCCATAACATTTGAGGAAGATAATCTTGCCTCTTATTTCTCTTCAATCGGCCATCCTGCCCCTCTACTCATGCCAGAACAATAAGAAAAGGAGTTAAAACAGTAATAGCTCCCTTGTGTTTCCACAGAAAAAAATAGATAGTTGAAGATATCTTAGCATGAGACCAGAACACATGGTCCATTATTTCTTCATCTCCCCTCCTTTCGATTTCATCCATCTCTAGAGCTCAACTTGGAGCTAATGGACATCGAAGGCATAATCTTCCTTCCATCTAATCCTTCCATTTTTCTCTCAGATTGGTATTCACTTGTTCCTCTCCATCATATCTTCGAGAATATAAAATATTGTTCTTCCTCTACCCACACATGGACACGAAAAATGATTCACAGGGAATGTTTGGGCGGTGCACAAATATTCATCACTTTTATTCTCTTATCATCTTATTGCCAAGCCAATTACATTCACATGGACCTTGACAACCAGATATTTTTCACCTGATCTTTAACATAATAGCCATATCTCTAAAAACAATGGCTTGGAGGAAAAATAAGAAAGAATACACACATTTGTTGACTTACCTTCTGAAGATCTCAAGGTGCTGGAAGATGATCAAAAGTCACAAGCTAGGACGAACGGTGTAGTGTATCACTAATTCACTATCTATTTCTAAGCCTGCACTACTGTTATATTTTGAATAGCTCGAAAGTCGTCCCAATTTTCATTACAGTAAGGTGGTCAAGGGAAGCACCGCAACTACAAATACACACAAGGATCTCATATTCAGGAAATATTGTCTTCAATCAATCTTCAGCGCCGAGTACATCTGGTTAGGGATATTTCTTTCCAATCTATCAGCGCTGAGAAGCTAACAACACTAAAATCAAAGATGGGCCAGCTTAATCCTTCCTAGTGATCAAAACCGATATCCTGTAAATTCAGAATTTGGGAGCTTCCTGAGAGGATAGAACAAActtgctcaacacatgcaatgcTCAAAATAGACATGGGGACCTTACAACAAAATAAGTAGAAAATCATGTGTTCCGTGATTCTGTCACACTAAAGTCACAAAACTACAACCTCTAATTTTGGAAACAAATGGAAAAGTTCCACTTATTGCAGACAGAGCTAGCATACTGCTTTCTATTATGCTGATTTACATTCAAATCTTCTATCACGCTGATTTGCATTCAAACTGATGAATAATCACAAATATATGAAGTGGTGAAAGAGAGTGTTAAACAAAGTTGCAATCTGTCTATCTGTGTAAAGAGGAATACAAGATGAGCCCATTAGACAATGAATCCAAAGACCCTTTTGCCTACACAACCGTACCAACTATGGTTGACTACCAACATCAAAAAAAGGAGAGAAGGTTAATTAAGCTTGCACGCACAGATGGTTGTTGAATTACTCAGTCCATGCCGAAATTAAACTGTAGAAAATAGCAGTGCCCTACTGACAAACCATAGACAAAATCTAACATGAACCTGATAGTAGCACACATTTTATCATGAAAACTCAAGTTTTCGAGACTCCCATTTAGGCCAATCACAAGTAGTAAATAATAGGAGATGGACGTACACAAAATAAGTTTTCATCACGCCGTCTGCACAAAGTAAGATTCAATAAGAATTTCCAACTCTTCAATACTAAGCTCAAACTTAGCGGTACTTTCACAGGCTCTCTCTCCATCTTATCATCGCCATATTCTTCCACCTTGAACACAACTGCAATCAGATATATTACGATCATCAGATCGTGCTAGATATAAATTTATTCTAGACATTTAAGGTAGTTGTTGAGCTTAATTTGATACCACTATCCAAGCAACCAGAGAAAAAATAGCTCACTGTTTAGTTGACATACCAGTTTACTGGCAGCACAGGGCAACAGTTCGCTGGGTGTTTTGCCAGAAACACGTCGACATCACTGCGCTGTAGTCGGGAGCCCCTCGATGGTCACACTGCGGACGCCACAGCCTGCCCGGCGGTTCCACCTCCAGTCCCCAGATGAAGCCGCGAGTGTGGTCGTTGGTCGCTTGGTCCTCGGACTGCGACAGATTTGGTGTAAGCAGTGGAGGCCGATCCAGCCTCATGTGGCGCCATCCACAGTGTCGGAGGCTTCAATGGAACGGGCGGTGGCGGTTAACCTGGGCGAGAGGAAGCACAAGGAAGTATGAGTAATATGAGACAATCTATTCCTCACCAGGACTGGAGCAGCAGGTGTGGAGGCACGTGGGCCGCGCAGATGCGTTTAGAGGGTCATCCTTATAGCAGCCACAGTGCCGCAAGGAGGCGGCGACGAGTGAATATTGCCATCATACGAGTGAATACGACTGAATATTGATATCTTACCACATATGGTGTTTTTTCACCAATTGCCGTCATACGAGTGAATATTGATATCTTACCGCTATTATACTGGCCATGTCCAGGTTTCTAATAGTAGAAGGAATCCTAACCAATGTAAGCACTATCCTGTTTGTAGTCAAAGAAATCCTACGATTCTTCTCCAATACATTTTGTAACCTTGAAATCATAACCTATTGTCATACTGTGTTACTGTTCTCTTGTTACAAAACTATACGATTGCACATCACCTAAAACATCTTGTTACTGTTCTTTCTTCCATCACCTCCCTTCCTAGAAGAAATCAACATACATCAACTTCACATCAGATCAAAAAGAATAAAAACTTCCTAGCTTAACTCCAACCTCTACAGAAATACACAGACATGTTGTGTAACTTGATAAAGGATAGGAGTTCCTTTGCTTACACCTCCAGCCACAAAGAAATCTAATGATTACTGATAGTAACATATCTAATGGTTTGAACAATTTTTTTATCCAGGTTTGCCTGCTATTTATTGCAAAAAACAGTTAGAATACATCTACCCGGAAGTTGATTTGAAAGGTGAACAATATGAATAAGTTAAAGCAACATCCAAACTCTTGCCCTCGTGCTGAAGTTGATCCGATGTTTAGCTTCTGTATGCATATTATTTATGAAACATCCATAGTAGAACCTTACTTCATCTAGTCTGTAGATACCTAAAGCAGGCAAGGAAGTTTAAGGTGAATGCAAATCATCAGATGAATGTATTTTAATCTATTAACAATGTAGCCATCGTATGATTCCAACAGGATATTTCGTCAGAAAAAAGAGAGATTAACTGCTCCAGCTCCACTTGAAAGAGGTGCGTTAGGAATCTCCCTCTTGCGCAGAAACTTCCTTGTGTGGCATAGATCAGACACCCTGAGTTGCTTTTCTCATTCTCACCAAGGTTATGTAAAAAAAAGTACAGACCAATAGTGCGTTAGGAATTTCTTACTTCAAAACTGGGGAAGAACTGAGCCTGACTATGAACACATTGCTGGGAGTGCTTTCCATAGAGCAAGTATATCTAAGGAACGATAGACTCTGAAGCTCAACTTCCATGTAAATGGAGTAGTTGATTGTCCTTTGAATAGCAAGAAATAATAATTCTCTTGTTGTTTCTTCTCAATGATCTCTTGTTGTTTCTTCTCAAATTCCAAAGGCCATCTAGAAGGTGATTGCAAAGCATCCATGATCAGGTCTAATCCAATGCTCTTCCAATTTGCACTATACAACATGGATTACAATTTACAAATAGCAATAATTGAGTTACTGGTGCAATAAATAATTGAGTTACTGGTCCAATAAATAATTGAGTTACTGGTGCAATGAAATAAAAAAGATCTGTTAATTTTGAGTGTCTTACGAAGTAAAATTCAACAGAATGAAGTTTTAAAAATATGTTTCAAGGTACATCCGAGCCACCACACGCTCAGACATCCAAGCTACAAACAGATGAAAGTTCTAACTGTAAATTGAAGTCAGGAA
Coding sequences within it:
- the LOC127345204 gene encoding extradiol ring-cleavage dioxygenase, translating into MDTFFLSHGAVTLSVDETIPARAFYKSWLPAAIAGKQAPRAILVVSAHWDTEATPTVNVVHGTNDTIYDFHGFPEAMYKLKYPAPGAPDVAERTKKLLEDAGFGPVSEDHGRGLDHGTWVPLMLMYPDADIPVCQLSVQSGRDGTYHYNLGKALAPLRDEGVLVIGTGTATHNLSKMGPHDAPVPQWASEFDTWLKDSLLDGRYDDVKQYEEKAPYAKVAHPTPDHFYPLHVALGAAGDESKAELIHHSWTNASISYASYRFTAKN